In Moorella sp. Hama-1, a single genomic region encodes these proteins:
- the hemA gene encoding glutamyl-tRNA reductase, giving the protein MFVVAAGLNHRTAPVAVREQLAFAGHGLPAALCKLKGETGVAGCVILSTCNRTEVYVACNQEETGLRAAKNFLGRSCHLAAAELEGYLYTFNTHHAVRHLFRVAAGLDSMILGEDQVLAQVAEAYQVARETGTTNNVLNTLWQQAITAGKRVRTETRIDANTVSVSYAAVELARQVFNGDLAGRTVLVIGAGKMSTLAARYLKDKGVTTVLVSNRSYDRAVALAETIGGRAIRLDALEDYLCRADIVISCTAASHYILHREQVDRAVAARPGVPLMLIDIAVPRDIEPAAADLPGVKLYDIDDLQQVVLANLEERKKAARQAETIVAAEVEAFFRWLGSLYVVPTIVALKEKAGAIKEAEVRRACNRLGELTPRQQKIIATMANTIVNQLLHEAVVNLKTAALTSRGHLYAEALQQLFGLQVKDAQSAGEMAARVEGGRQF; this is encoded by the coding sequence GTGTTTGTCGTTGCCGCCGGTTTAAACCACCGCACGGCCCCGGTAGCCGTCCGGGAGCAACTGGCCTTTGCTGGCCATGGTCTACCGGCTGCTTTATGTAAATTAAAAGGAGAAACCGGCGTAGCCGGGTGTGTAATTCTGAGCACCTGCAACCGGACGGAGGTTTATGTGGCCTGCAATCAGGAGGAAACAGGCCTCAGGGCGGCGAAAAACTTTCTGGGCCGATCCTGCCACCTGGCTGCGGCGGAGCTTGAGGGGTATCTTTATACCTTTAATACCCATCACGCTGTACGTCATTTGTTCCGGGTCGCCGCCGGCCTGGATTCGATGATCCTGGGCGAAGACCAGGTCCTGGCCCAGGTGGCGGAAGCCTACCAGGTGGCCCGGGAAACGGGAACGACCAATAATGTCCTCAACACCCTCTGGCAACAGGCCATCACTGCCGGTAAAAGGGTTCGCACTGAGACGCGTATCGATGCCAACACCGTATCCGTCAGTTATGCCGCCGTGGAACTCGCCCGTCAGGTTTTTAACGGCGATCTGGCCGGCCGGACGGTCCTCGTCATCGGCGCCGGCAAGATGAGCACCCTGGCAGCCCGTTACTTGAAGGATAAAGGCGTAACTACGGTCCTGGTCTCCAACCGGTCCTACGACCGGGCCGTCGCCCTGGCCGAGACTATTGGCGGCCGGGCTATACGCCTGGATGCCCTGGAGGATTACCTGTGCCGGGCCGATATTGTCATTAGCTGTACAGCAGCCAGCCATTATATCCTGCACCGGGAGCAGGTGGACCGGGCTGTGGCTGCACGCCCGGGGGTGCCCCTGATGCTCATTGATATTGCCGTGCCCCGGGATATCGAACCGGCGGCCGCTGACCTGCCGGGGGTCAAGCTCTATGATATTGACGATCTCCAGCAGGTGGTCCTGGCCAACCTGGAAGAAAGGAAAAAGGCCGCCCGGCAGGCCGAGACTATCGTCGCGGCCGAAGTAGAGGCTTTCTTCCGGTGGCTTGGTTCCCTGTACGTTGTACCAACTATTGTAGCCCTGAAAGAAAAGGCCGGCGCCATCAAAGAGGCTGAGGTTCGCCGGGCCTGCAATCGCCTGGGGGAATTGACTCCCCGGCAGCAGAAGATAATCGCCACCATGGCCAATACTATTGTTAACCAGCTCCTCCATGAAGCCGTCGTTAACTTGAAGACAGCTGCCTTGACTTCCCGGGGGCACCTTTATGCCGAAGCCCTGCAACAACTCTTCGGGCTCCAGGTTAAAGACGCCCAGTCGGCGGGAGAGATGGCTGCCAGGGTAGAAGGAGGCCGGCAGTTTTGA
- the nirJ2 gene encoding putative heme d1 biosynthesis radical SAM protein NirJ2: protein MLLSWNTTNQCNLYCDHCYRDAGARAADELTTVEAGNLIDEAAQAGFRIMIFSGGEPLLRPDLLDLIARAAARGLRPVLGSNGTLLTPELARELKAAGARAVGISLDSCDPGRHDQLRRQKGAWQQAVAGMAACREASLPFQLHTTVFDWNQDELEQLTDLAVELGAMAHHFFFLVPTGRAASIEAESLRAAEYEATLRRILLKQQQVDIELKPTCAPQFMRIAREMGIPVRYNRGCLAGTAYCIISPRGDVQPCAYLNLPVGNVREVPFSRLWRESPVFQRLRTENYSGACGRCGYKKICGGCRARAWYYHGDYMAAEPWCLYQSRQDKVTPGGHRASPGA, encoded by the coding sequence GTGCTTTTATCCTGGAATACGACCAACCAATGCAATCTTTACTGCGATCACTGCTACCGCGACGCCGGGGCCAGGGCCGCCGACGAATTGACCACTGTCGAGGCCGGTAACCTCATTGATGAAGCCGCCCAGGCCGGTTTCCGAATCATGATCTTCAGCGGCGGCGAACCACTGCTCCGGCCCGACCTGCTGGATTTAATCGCCCGGGCGGCGGCCAGGGGCTTGCGCCCCGTCCTGGGAAGCAACGGTACCCTGCTAACACCGGAACTGGCACGGGAGTTAAAGGCCGCCGGGGCCCGGGCCGTAGGGATCTCCCTGGACAGCTGCGACCCCGGCCGCCACGACCAACTGCGGCGACAGAAAGGGGCCTGGCAGCAGGCCGTTGCCGGCATGGCAGCCTGCCGGGAGGCCAGCCTGCCCTTCCAGCTCCATACCACCGTTTTCGACTGGAACCAGGACGAACTGGAACAACTGACCGATCTGGCGGTAGAACTGGGGGCTATGGCCCATCACTTCTTTTTCCTGGTGCCCACCGGCCGGGCGGCAAGCATCGAGGCCGAGTCGCTGCGGGCTGCTGAATACGAAGCCACCCTGCGACGTATCTTACTAAAGCAACAGCAGGTTGATATCGAGTTAAAGCCTACCTGCGCCCCCCAGTTCATGCGCATCGCCCGGGAGATGGGTATCCCGGTGCGTTATAACCGGGGTTGCCTGGCCGGTACTGCCTATTGCATCATCAGCCCGCGGGGTGATGTCCAGCCCTGCGCCTATTTGAACCTGCCGGTGGGCAACGTCCGGGAGGTGCCCTTCAGCCGCCTCTGGCGGGAGAGCCCGGTCTTCCAGCGCCTGCGGACAGAGAACTACAGCGGCGCCTGCGGCCGCTGCGGCTATAAAAAGATATGCGGCGGCTGCCGGGCCCGAGCCTGGTATTATCACGGCGATTACATGGCCGCCGAACCCTGGTGCCTTTACCAGAGCCGGCAGGATAAAGTCACGCCGGGAGGCCACAGGGCCTCGCCCGGTGCTTAA
- the hemL gene encoding glutamate-1-semialdehyde 2,1-aminomutase: MIDPEAWPQSAAAYAEAIKLMPGGVNSPVRAFKSVGLTPPFIRRGEGAYLYDIDGHKYIDYVLSWGPLILGHRHPEVMAALEKIIQTMGTSFGAPTELENDLAREITAAMPAVEMVRLVNSGTEATMSALRLARGYTGREKVIKFAGCYHGHADYFLIQAGSGALTFGVPNSPGVPTATAANTIVAPYNDLAAVEAIFHQSGEEIAAVIVEPVAGNMGCVPPVPGFLAGLRAITKQYGSLLIFDEVMTGFRVAYGGAQALYGIRPDLTCLGKIIGGGLPVGAFGGRREIMERIAPAGPVYQAGTLSGNPLAVSAGLATLKVLQKPGTYERLETLSARLAGGLADAAAGVPVTLNRVGAMFTTFFNPGPVTDYATATASDTQAFAAYFRAMLRRGIYLAPSQFEAAFMSLAHTEADIDRTITAAREAFQEI, from the coding sequence TTGATTGATCCGGAAGCCTGGCCGCAATCGGCTGCCGCCTACGCCGAGGCCATCAAGCTTATGCCCGGGGGCGTCAACAGCCCGGTCCGGGCTTTTAAATCGGTAGGCCTGACCCCGCCCTTTATCCGGCGGGGAGAAGGGGCTTATCTTTATGATATTGACGGCCATAAATATATTGATTATGTCCTTTCCTGGGGACCCCTGATCCTGGGCCACCGGCACCCGGAGGTCATGGCCGCCCTGGAAAAAATAATACAGACCATGGGTACCAGCTTCGGCGCCCCTACGGAACTGGAAAACGACCTGGCCCGGGAGATCACCGCCGCTATGCCGGCCGTGGAGATGGTGCGCCTGGTCAACTCCGGGACCGAAGCTACCATGAGCGCCCTGCGCCTGGCCCGGGGTTATACCGGCCGGGAAAAGGTAATCAAATTCGCCGGCTGTTACCACGGCCATGCCGACTACTTCCTGATCCAGGCCGGTTCCGGCGCCCTGACCTTCGGCGTCCCTAACAGCCCCGGGGTGCCGACAGCCACGGCCGCCAATACCATCGTCGCCCCCTACAATGACCTGGCAGCCGTGGAGGCTATCTTCCACCAGTCGGGGGAGGAGATCGCCGCCGTTATTGTGGAGCCTGTAGCCGGGAACATGGGGTGCGTCCCCCCGGTACCGGGTTTCCTGGCCGGGCTGAGGGCCATAACCAAGCAGTATGGCAGCCTGTTAATCTTCGATGAAGTGATGACCGGTTTCCGGGTGGCCTACGGCGGCGCCCAGGCCCTCTATGGTATCCGTCCCGACCTTACCTGCCTGGGGAAGATCATCGGCGGCGGCCTGCCGGTGGGGGCTTTTGGCGGCCGGCGGGAGATCATGGAACGCATAGCCCCGGCCGGGCCGGTTTACCAGGCCGGTACCCTTTCCGGCAACCCCCTGGCCGTGAGCGCCGGCCTGGCGACCCTGAAGGTACTGCAAAAACCGGGTACTTATGAGCGCCTGGAAACCTTATCCGCCCGCCTGGCAGGAGGCCTGGCGGATGCCGCCGCCGGGGTGCCGGTAACCCTCAACCGGGTGGGAGCTATGTTTACGACCTTCTTTAACCCCGGCCCGGTAACGGATTATGCCACCGCTACGGCCAGCGATACCCAGGCCTTTGCCGCTTACTTCCGGGCCATGCTCCGCCGGGGCATTTACCTGGCTCCGTCCCAGTTTGAAGCAGCCTTTATGTCCCTGGCCCATACGGAAGCCGACATCGACCGGACTATCACAGCCGCCCGGGAAGCCTTCCAGGAGATTTGA
- the hemC gene encoding hydroxymethylbilane synthase, with protein sequence MIEIKIGSRESELARWQARWIIQALEKAWPGLRCHLVTLKTKGDKILDVALARIGDKGLFTKELELALLDGAIDLAVHSMKDMPTVLPEGLVIGAIGPREDPADILISRDGYTLASLPIKARVGTSSLRRKAQLAYARPDLELADLRGNVPTRLAKMERDGLAAIVLAASGVKRLYHGQVLGEPIPYHICLPAVGQGAIGVEIRANDHRVAELVAAINHPPTAAAVRAERAFLRELEGGCQVPIGALATVEDEALVMRGMVASLDGREMLRDIASGSTRDPESAGRELARKILAQGAGKILQEVRLQGGK encoded by the coding sequence TTGATTGAAATTAAGATTGGTTCCCGGGAGAGCGAGCTCGCCCGCTGGCAGGCCCGCTGGATCATCCAGGCCCTAGAAAAGGCCTGGCCTGGTCTGCGCTGCCACCTGGTAACCCTGAAAACCAAAGGGGATAAAATCCTCGATGTGGCCCTGGCGCGTATAGGCGATAAGGGCCTTTTTACCAAAGAGTTGGAACTGGCCCTCCTGGATGGGGCCATTGACCTGGCCGTTCACAGTATGAAGGACATGCCTACGGTCCTGCCGGAGGGTCTCGTCATCGGTGCCATAGGCCCCAGGGAAGACCCGGCTGACATTCTGATTTCGCGCGATGGTTATACCCTGGCCAGCCTGCCTATTAAGGCCCGGGTGGGAACCAGCAGCCTGCGGCGCAAAGCCCAGCTGGCCTACGCCCGGCCGGACTTGGAACTGGCGGACCTGCGGGGCAATGTGCCCACCCGCCTGGCCAAAATGGAGCGGGATGGCCTGGCGGCCATCGTCCTGGCAGCTTCCGGAGTTAAACGGCTCTACCACGGCCAGGTCCTGGGTGAACCTATCCCCTATCATATCTGCCTGCCGGCCGTGGGCCAGGGGGCCATCGGCGTCGAGATCCGGGCTAATGACCACCGGGTGGCCGAACTGGTGGCTGCCATTAATCATCCCCCTACGGCAGCCGCCGTCCGGGCGGAAAGGGCCTTCTTACGGGAATTAGAGGGTGGCTGCCAGGTTCCCATCGGCGCCCTGGCCACCGTAGAGGACGAAGCTCTGGTGATGCGAGGCATGGTAGCCAGCCTGGACGGGCGGGAAATGCTGCGGGATATTGCTTCCGGCAGTACCCGGGACCCGGAGTCCGCTGGAAGGGAGCTGGCGCGGAAAATCCTGGCCCAGGGGGCGGGAAAGATTCTACAGGAGGTCAGGCTACAAGGTGGAAAATAG
- the hemB gene encoding porphobilinogen synthase gives MTGFPICRPRRLRQNETLRAMVRETEVNVRDLIYPLFAIHGRGVKNPVPSLPGVYQLSVDNLVSEVEGVVAAGIPAVLLFGIPAIKDEVGSGAYDPQGIVQKATRAIKKAYPELLVITDVCLCEYTSHGHCGLVDDGQILNDPTLELIAKTALSHVEAGADIVAPSDMMDGRVGAIRQLLDTNGFTQTPILAYAAKYASAFYGPFRDAAGSTPRFGDRRGYQMDPANSNEALREVELDLQEGADMVMVKPALPYLDIIRRVKDNFNAPLAAYQVSGEYAMLKSAAANGWLDEERTVLETLTAIKRAGADLIITYYAKEVAKWLK, from the coding sequence ATGACGGGTTTCCCTATTTGCCGGCCACGGCGCCTGCGCCAGAACGAAACCCTGCGGGCCATGGTCCGGGAAACCGAGGTTAACGTCCGTGACCTGATCTACCCCCTCTTCGCCATCCACGGCCGGGGGGTCAAGAACCCCGTACCCTCTCTGCCCGGGGTTTACCAGCTTTCTGTTGATAACCTGGTGTCAGAGGTTGAAGGGGTGGTGGCTGCCGGCATCCCCGCCGTCCTTCTCTTTGGCATCCCGGCGATAAAGGATGAAGTGGGGTCCGGGGCCTACGACCCCCAGGGCATCGTCCAGAAGGCCACCAGGGCCATCAAAAAGGCTTACCCCGAGCTGCTGGTCATTACCGACGTCTGCCTCTGCGAGTACACCAGCCACGGTCATTGCGGCCTGGTGGACGACGGCCAGATCTTGAATGACCCGACCCTGGAGTTAATCGCTAAAACGGCCCTCTCCCATGTGGAAGCCGGGGCCGACATCGTCGCCCCCTCGGATATGATGGACGGCCGGGTAGGGGCCATCCGCCAGCTCCTGGATACCAACGGCTTTACCCAGACACCCATCCTGGCCTACGCGGCCAAGTACGCCTCTGCTTTTTATGGCCCCTTCCGGGACGCCGCCGGTTCGACGCCCCGGTTCGGCGACCGCCGGGGCTACCAGATGGACCCGGCCAACAGCAACGAGGCCCTGCGGGAGGTCGAACTCGACCTCCAGGAGGGGGCCGATATGGTCATGGTCAAGCCGGCCCTGCCTTACCTGGATATTATCCGCCGGGTGAAGGACAACTTTAACGCTCCCCTGGCAGCCTATCAGGTCAGCGGCGAGTACGCCATGCTGAAAAGCGCTGCCGCCAACGGCTGGCTGGATGAAGAAAGAACCGTCCTGGAAACCCTGACGGCCATCAAGCGGGCCGGGGCGGATCTCATTATCACTTACTACGCTAAAGAGGTAGCTAAGTGGCTTAAGTAA
- a CDS encoding radical SAM/SPASM domain-containing protein, whose translation MISFTKLLFNDNYFGDSLRYSNEARGATAGARRDGGPVVVWNCTRACNLQCRHCYAGAGREAAPGEMTTPEARDFLDQLVAFRVPVLLLSGGEPLVRPDVFDLMATAVQQGLRVTLSTNGTLIDRSTARELKRIGISYVGISLDGVETKHDAFRGVRGSFQAALEGIRNCLAVNQRVGLRFTISRNNVDQLEEIFYLLQEENIPRACFYHLVYSGRGSELAGEDLDHEESRATMDFLIDATRRLKRMGREVEILTVDNHADGIYLYLRLLREDPERAASVRELLRLNGGNRSGIAIGAVDWTGAVHPDQFTMHHSLGNVRERPFGTIWTDLSHPLLRGLRDRKPLLKGRCATCAWLGLCNGNCRVRAESVAGDFWDADPACYLTEKEIAGGELA comes from the coding sequence GTGATCAGCTTTACTAAACTGCTTTTTAATGATAACTACTTTGGTGACTCCCTGCGTTACAGCAATGAGGCCAGGGGGGCGACTGCCGGCGCGCGCCGGGACGGCGGCCCGGTAGTCGTCTGGAACTGCACCCGGGCCTGTAACCTGCAGTGCCGCCATTGCTACGCCGGTGCCGGCCGGGAAGCGGCGCCAGGGGAAATGACTACACCGGAGGCCAGGGACTTCCTGGACCAGCTGGTGGCTTTCCGGGTGCCGGTCCTCCTCCTGTCCGGGGGGGAACCCCTGGTGCGGCCGGACGTCTTTGACCTAATGGCCACCGCCGTCCAGCAGGGCCTGCGGGTTACCCTCTCCACCAACGGTACCCTTATCGATCGCAGCACTGCCAGGGAACTGAAAAGAATCGGTATCAGCTATGTGGGCATCAGCCTGGACGGTGTCGAGACCAAACACGATGCCTTCCGGGGCGTCCGAGGGTCCTTCCAGGCCGCCCTGGAGGGCATCCGCAACTGCCTGGCCGTGAACCAGCGGGTTGGTTTACGTTTTACCATCAGCCGCAACAACGTCGATCAACTGGAGGAGATCTTTTACCTCCTCCAGGAAGAGAACATCCCCCGGGCCTGTTTCTACCACCTGGTTTACAGCGGCCGGGGTAGCGAACTGGCCGGGGAAGACCTGGATCATGAAGAAAGCCGGGCGACCATGGACTTCTTGATCGACGCCACCCGGCGCCTGAAAAGGATGGGGCGGGAAGTGGAGATCCTGACGGTGGATAACCATGCCGACGGCATCTATTTATACCTGAGATTGCTCCGGGAAGACCCGGAACGGGCGGCATCTGTCCGGGAGTTGCTGCGCCTGAATGGCGGCAACCGCAGCGGTATTGCCATCGGTGCCGTGGACTGGACCGGCGCCGTCCACCCGGACCAGTTTACCATGCACCACAGCCTGGGTAACGTCCGCGAACGGCCCTTCGGTACCATCTGGACAGATTTAAGCCACCCCCTGCTCCGGGGCCTACGGGACCGCAAACCCCTGCTGAAGGGTCGCTGCGCAACCTGTGCCTGGCTGGGCCTCTGCAACGGCAACTGCCGCGTCCGGGCGGAGAGCGTCGCCGGCGACTTCTGGGATGCCGATCCGGCCTGTTATTTAACGGAAAAAGAGATTGCCGGAGGTGAATTAGCATGA
- a CDS encoding molybdopterin oxidoreductase family protein: protein MTTHRSVCPLDCPDACGLLLEVNDGRVTGVRGDPEHPYTRGFICAKMRHYGQLIHSPERILTPLKRNGPKGSGLFTPISWEEALETIAGRWGELMARYGPEAILPYSYAGVMGLLQRNAGHPFFHRLGAAELQRTICSPAAEAGWQQVLGATWGSDPETIVDADLIIIWGMDPAATSIHLMSLAQQARRKGNSLIVIDAYRTRTAALADEVVLVRPGSDAALALGLMQVLVAEDLVDKDFIAAHVTGYEELCRVLPPYSPDRVAELTGVPAATIINLARAYGRARAPFIRIGHGFSRHRQGGLAVRLIASLPALVGAYGKPGGGAFQSSGSGSAVRLEAVTRPDLRQRPVRAINMVQLGRALTGSLEPPIMSLYVYHGNPATVAPEQNRVLAGLRREDLFTVVHERFLTDTALYADIILPATFSVEQEDLYRSYGHFYLQRTRAILLPPGEARSNWQTFCLLARALGFAEDIFRRSEAEMVDALLQGVDLTPEELEALAAGRPVKLKPAPGFATPSGKVELMNPAAGLPAYRLPDDDGLAERYPFYLLTAPAHFALNSNFGQLAELREREGGPRVLVNPDDCRQRGLVEGALAEVYNQRGSCLLKVQASSEVPPGVVVALGVWWYQHSPGGRNINSVIGDDLTDLGGGSTFYDHRVAIRPL from the coding sequence TTGACCACCCATCGTTCCGTCTGCCCCCTGGACTGTCCCGATGCCTGCGGCCTGCTCCTGGAAGTCAATGATGGCCGGGTGACGGGAGTCAGGGGTGACCCGGAGCACCCTTATACCAGGGGCTTTATCTGCGCTAAGATGCGCCATTACGGGCAACTAATCCACTCTCCAGAGCGAATCCTGACGCCCCTGAAGCGTAATGGCCCCAAAGGCAGCGGCCTGTTTACCCCCATCTCCTGGGAAGAGGCCCTGGAGACCATTGCCGGCCGCTGGGGGGAGCTTATGGCTCGCTACGGTCCGGAAGCGATCCTCCCCTACTCTTATGCCGGGGTCATGGGTCTTCTCCAGCGCAATGCCGGCCATCCTTTTTTCCACCGCCTGGGGGCTGCGGAACTCCAGCGCACCATCTGTTCCCCGGCCGCCGAGGCCGGCTGGCAGCAGGTCCTGGGCGCCACCTGGGGCAGCGACCCGGAGACCATTGTTGACGCGGACTTGATCATCATCTGGGGGATGGACCCGGCCGCCACCAGTATTCATTTAATGTCCCTGGCGCAACAGGCCCGGAGGAAGGGAAACTCGCTTATTGTCATCGACGCCTACCGCACCCGGACGGCGGCCCTGGCCGATGAGGTCGTCCTGGTGCGGCCCGGCAGCGACGCCGCCCTGGCCCTGGGCCTGATGCAGGTGCTGGTAGCAGAAGACCTAGTTGATAAGGATTTTATCGCCGCCCACGTCACCGGCTACGAAGAGCTCTGCCGCGTCCTTCCCCCTTATTCCCCGGACCGGGTGGCGGAACTTACCGGCGTCCCGGCTGCCACCATCATTAACCTGGCCCGGGCCTACGGCCGTGCCCGGGCGCCCTTTATTCGCATCGGCCACGGCTTTTCCCGCCACCGCCAGGGGGGCCTGGCCGTCCGCCTCATTGCCTCCCTGCCGGCCCTGGTAGGGGCCTATGGTAAACCCGGCGGGGGAGCCTTCCAGAGTTCCGGCAGCGGCAGTGCCGTCAGGTTGGAGGCCGTAACCAGGCCGGACCTGCGGCAGCGGCCGGTACGGGCTATAAACATGGTCCAGCTGGGCCGGGCTTTGACCGGTAGCCTGGAGCCGCCTATCATGAGCCTGTACGTCTATCACGGTAACCCGGCCACGGTGGCACCGGAGCAAAACCGCGTCCTGGCGGGGCTGCGGCGGGAGGACCTTTTTACCGTGGTCCACGAACGCTTCCTGACAGACACGGCCCTTTATGCTGACATTATCCTGCCGGCTACCTTTTCCGTAGAACAGGAGGATCTCTACCGTAGCTACGGCCACTTCTACCTCCAGCGCACCCGGGCGATCCTGTTGCCGCCAGGGGAGGCGCGCAGCAACTGGCAGACCTTTTGCCTCCTGGCCCGCGCCCTGGGTTTTGCTGAGGATATCTTCCGGCGTTCTGAGGCCGAGATGGTGGACGCTCTTCTCCAGGGGGTGGACCTCACCCCTGAGGAGCTGGAAGCCCTGGCGGCCGGGCGACCGGTGAAATTAAAACCGGCGCCGGGCTTCGCCACCCCTTCCGGGAAAGTTGAGCTCATGAACCCGGCAGCCGGCTTGCCCGCATACCGGCTGCCAGATGATGACGGCCTGGCGGAGCGCTACCCCTTCTACCTCCTGACGGCCCCGGCCCACTTCGCCCTGAACTCTAATTTCGGGCAGCTGGCCGAACTACGGGAACGGGAGGGCGGCCCCCGGGTCCTGGTCAACCCGGACGACTGCCGGCAAAGGGGCCTGGTGGAGGGTGCCCTGGCTGAGGTTTATAACCAGCGGGGTTCCTGTCTCCTTAAAGTTCAGGCCAGCAGCGAGGTGCCCCCGGGAGTTGTCGTTGCCCTCGGTGTCTGGTGGTACCAGCACTCCCCTGGCGGCCGCAATATCAACAGCGTCATCGGTGACGATTTAACCGACCTGGGTGGGGGCAGCACCTTTTACGACCACCGGGTGGCCATCCGGCCCCTTTAA
- the cobA gene encoding uroporphyrinogen-III C-methyltransferase produces MENSRGKVYLVGAGPGDAGLLTIKGRECLARAEVVVYDRLLNPALLAFAPPGAERIYVGKAPDRHALTQDEINELLVSLGRRGKQVVRLKGGDPFVFGRGGEEALALRAAGIPIEVVPGVTAAVAVPAYAGIPVTHRGLASTVAFITGNEDPRKENSAINWEGLARAVDTLVFLMGMANLPHIVARLLACGRSPDTPVALIRWGTRAEQETLTATLADIEGRAQEAGFSNPAIIVVGQVVSLRANLAWLEDKPLFGRRVVVTRPRAQAGGLSRRLAELGAEVLTCPVISTEPPADWQPLDAALEALQELDWIIFTSANGVRYFWQRLLEKCRDVRSLAGVKIAAIGPATSRALQERGIRADWQPEEYVAEAVAAGLGPLLRGQRVLLPRADIARPFLAADLRRQGAKATEVTAYRTVKVQEDAGYLKEMLSGGKVAAVTFTSSSTVRAFLELLGEGARDLLTGVDVFCIGPVTAATAREAGLKVTATAAKYTEEGLAQAIAAYYGRAALGGYRPNPEGMKI; encoded by the coding sequence GTGGAAAATAGCAGGGGTAAAGTATATCTAGTCGGTGCCGGCCCCGGCGATGCGGGCCTGCTAACAATCAAAGGAAGGGAATGCCTGGCCCGGGCGGAGGTCGTCGTCTACGATCGTCTGCTCAATCCGGCCCTGCTGGCCTTTGCCCCTCCGGGAGCGGAACGGATTTACGTCGGTAAGGCCCCTGACCGCCATGCCCTGACCCAGGACGAGATCAATGAACTTTTAGTCAGCCTGGGCCGGCGAGGGAAGCAGGTGGTGCGCCTTAAAGGAGGCGACCCCTTTGTCTTTGGCCGCGGCGGGGAGGAAGCCCTGGCCCTGCGGGCGGCAGGGATTCCCATCGAAGTGGTGCCCGGGGTGACGGCCGCCGTGGCCGTCCCGGCCTATGCCGGTATCCCGGTTACCCACCGGGGCCTGGCTTCTACTGTGGCCTTTATAACCGGCAATGAGGACCCGCGGAAAGAAAACAGTGCCATTAACTGGGAAGGACTGGCCCGGGCCGTTGATACCCTGGTCTTTTTAATGGGTATGGCCAACCTCCCCCATATCGTCGCGCGCCTGCTGGCCTGCGGCCGTTCCCCGGACACGCCGGTGGCCTTGATCCGCTGGGGCACCAGGGCCGAACAGGAGACCCTGACCGCTACCCTGGCGGATATCGAAGGCCGGGCCCAGGAAGCTGGTTTCAGCAACCCGGCTATTATCGTTGTCGGCCAGGTGGTTAGCTTGCGGGCCAACCTGGCCTGGCTGGAAGACAAGCCTCTCTTCGGGCGGCGGGTGGTCGTTACCCGTCCCCGGGCCCAGGCCGGCGGGCTGTCCCGTCGCCTGGCGGAACTGGGGGCGGAAGTCCTGACCTGCCCGGTGATCAGTACGGAGCCACCCGCCGACTGGCAACCCCTGGATGCCGCCCTGGAGGCCCTCCAGGAACTGGACTGGATTATCTTCACCAGTGCCAACGGCGTTCGCTATTTCTGGCAACGCCTGCTAGAAAAATGCCGCGATGTCCGCTCCCTGGCCGGGGTAAAGATTGCGGCCATCGGCCCGGCTACTTCCCGGGCCCTGCAGGAACGGGGGATCCGGGCCGACTGGCAGCCGGAGGAGTACGTGGCCGAAGCCGTAGCCGCGGGGTTGGGTCCTTTGCTGCGCGGGCAGCGGGTGCTCCTACCCCGGGCGGATATCGCCCGGCCCTTCCTGGCGGCGGACCTCCGCCGCCAGGGAGCGAAGGCAACCGAAGTGACGGCTTACCGGACGGTGAAGGTGCAAGAAGACGCCGGGTACCTGAAGGAAATGCTATCCGGGGGCAAAGTAGCAGCCGTCACCTTCACCAGCTCCTCGACGGTCAGGGCCTTCCTTGAGCTGCTGGGGGAGGGCGCCCGGGACTTACTGACGGGCGTCGACGTCTTCTGTATCGGCCCGGTTACCGCGGCCACGGCCAGGGAAGCCGGCCTGAAGGTCACCGCCACGGCGGCGAAATATACAGAAGAGGGCCTGGCGCAGGCTATTGCAGCTTATTACGGGAGAGCCGCCCTTGGGGGCTACCGCCCCAACCCCGAAGGTATGAAAATATAG